From Candidatus Kaelpia imicola, a single genomic window includes:
- the rplN gene encoding 50S ribosomal protein L14, which translates to MIQMRSLLKVADNTGAKKIACIKVIGRSNKKFASIGDTVVASVKESAPDGVVKKGEVVNAVVVRTAFPIKRSDGSMLRFDGNAAVIIDKQKNPRGTRVFGPVARELRDRDFMKIISLAPEVL; encoded by the coding sequence ATGATACAGATGAGATCACTTTTAAAAGTTGCCGATAATACAGGAGCTAAGAAGATTGCCTGCATAAAAGTAATAGGACGTTCTAATAAGAAGTTTGCTTCAATCGGTGATACCGTTGTTGCTTCCGTGAAAGAGTCGGCTCCGGATGGGGTTGTCAAGAAAGGCGAAGTTGTTAATGCTGTAGTTGTTAGGACCGCTTTTCCAATCAAAAGAAGTGATGGTTCGATGTTAAGGTTCGACGGCAATGCTGCTGTTATAATAGATAAGCAGAAGAATCCTAGAGGTACTCGTGTCTTTGGTCCTGTGGCCAGAGAGTTGCGAGATAGGGATTTTATGAAAATAATATCTTTAGCACCGGAAGTGTTGTGA
- the rplX gene encoding 50S ribosomal protein L24 — MKRLRKDDTVEVIAGKDKGKKGKVLRVYPKRERALIQGVNITKRHMKQRSQDTPGGIIELESPLTLANLLPLCNKCGRGVKVGFKTLEDGTKIRICRKCKEAI; from the coding sequence ATGAAGAGGTTAAGAAAGGATGATACCGTTGAGGTTATTGCAGGTAAAGATAAAGGTAAAAAAGGTAAGGTTTTAAGAGTCTACCCTAAGAGAGAGAGAGCTCTTATTCAGGGTGTCAATATAACAAAACGCCATATGAAGCAGAGGTCTCAGGATACTCCGGGCGGTATAATTGAGTTAGAGAGCCCGCTTACTTTAGCCAATCTTCTACCTCTTTGTAATAAGTGCGGTAGAGGTGTTAAGGTTGGGTTTAAGACTCTGGAGGATGGTACGAAGATAAGAATATGTAGAAAGTGTAAAGAGGCTATCTAA